From a single Bacteroidetes Order II. bacterium genomic region:
- a CDS encoding cysteine desulfurase, which translates to MPVYLDHAATTPLAPSVLEAMMPYLTSEYGNASSVHRLGRTARFAIEDARQRFARLIGAEEGEVVFTSGATESNNLALKGTLKVGDHFITTFAEHEAILEPAKSLQKQGVEVTFLQPHPNGSVTAKQVEDALQPNTRLVSVMYVNNELGTVSPIHKIAEICRKKGILCHTDAVQAALFQPRMDALGVDMCSFSAHKVYGPKGAGALYIRTGTSIETTLMEGGAQERRRRGGTEAVAQVVGLVTAFEQTIAEAEEHLRYLATLKAHLINQLEVYLAGRYVWNTPQDGTPTSPHILNLSFPPLNDEPIDGEMLLLNMDLAGFMVSSGSACTSGAVEPSHVLRAMGVPEKTAAATIRFSFGKHTTLAHIEAAVLALVRILDRMSRKANG; encoded by the coding sequence ATGCCCGTGTATCTAGACCATGCAGCCACTACGCCACTCGCCCCCTCTGTTCTGGAGGCGATGATGCCCTACCTTACCTCGGAATATGGGAATGCCTCTTCGGTACATCGTTTGGGTCGGACGGCGCGGTTTGCCATCGAAGATGCCCGCCAGCGGTTTGCACGCCTTATTGGTGCTGAAGAAGGTGAAGTGGTCTTTACCAGTGGTGCTACAGAATCGAACAATTTAGCGCTTAAAGGAACGCTTAAAGTTGGAGACCATTTTATCACCACGTTTGCAGAACACGAAGCGATTCTGGAGCCCGCCAAATCTCTTCAGAAACAAGGGGTTGAAGTCACTTTTTTGCAGCCTCATCCCAACGGAAGCGTCACGGCAAAACAGGTGGAGGATGCCTTGCAACCCAATACGCGGCTCGTCTCGGTAATGTATGTAAACAACGAATTGGGGACGGTTTCTCCAATTCATAAAATAGCCGAGATTTGCCGTAAAAAAGGGATTCTATGTCATACAGATGCCGTTCAAGCGGCGCTGTTCCAACCAAGAATGGATGCCTTGGGGGTGGATATGTGTTCATTCTCTGCACACAAGGTGTATGGCCCCAAAGGGGCAGGGGCCTTATATATTCGCACAGGAACCTCCATTGAAACCACCTTGATGGAAGGCGGCGCACAAGAACGGAGGCGACGCGGCGGTACAGAAGCCGTTGCACAAGTTGTCGGCTTGGTCACAGCTTTTGAACAAACGATTGCCGAAGCCGAAGAGCACCTACGCTATTTAGCAACCCTTAAGGCGCATCTGATTAATCAATTGGAAGTTTATCTGGCAGGTAGGTATGTCTGGAACACGCCGCAAGACGGAACACCTACCTCGCCCCATATTCTAAATCTTTCCTTCCCGCCTTTAAACGATGAACCAATAGACGGCGAAATGTTGTTACTAAATATGGATTTGGCAGGGTTTATGGTCTCCAGTGGCTCCGCTTGTACCAGCGGCGCCGTTGAACCCAGCCATGTTCTCCGGGCAATGGGCGTGCCCGAAAAAACAGCCGCTGCCACCATTCGTTTTTCTTTCGGAAAGCATACCACCTTAGCCCATATAGAAGCCGCCGTTCTGGC
- the serS gene encoding serine--tRNA ligase, protein MLDIQIIRENPERVKEAIVQKNAGTTEVVDKLLVLDLEWRETLTKLQEVQATLNARSKSIGDLMRSGKKEAAEAARQETATLKAHIKEIEDWARSMEVERQQLLLEIPNIPHPDVPIGRDESGNQVVFEWGEKPVFGFPALPHWELAAKHNLIDFERGSKVTGAGFPFYIGKGARLQRALINFFLDLAVNEGGYTEIQPPLMINEASGIGTGQLPDKEGQMYEATLDRFFMVPTAEVPVTNFLRDEILEESQLPLLYCAYTPCFRREAGSYGKDVRGLNRLHQFDKVELVRFVHPETSYQHLEGIRENAETALQKLELPYHRLLMCTGDLGFTQTKKYDLEVWSGAQARWLEVSSVSNFETFQARRANIRFRSPGAKKPQFVHTLNGSGLALPRIVAALLENGQQPNGSIRLPEALIPYAGFDVIDS, encoded by the coding sequence ATGTTAGACATTCAAATCATCCGGGAAAATCCGGAACGTGTAAAAGAAGCCATCGTTCAGAAGAACGCAGGCACAACCGAAGTGGTGGACAAATTGCTTGTCCTTGATCTGGAGTGGCGCGAGACCCTCACGAAGCTACAAGAGGTACAAGCCACCCTCAATGCGCGCTCTAAAAGTATTGGAGACCTAATGCGCAGTGGAAAAAAAGAAGCAGCTGAAGCCGCACGCCAAGAAACTGCTACCCTAAAAGCCCACATCAAAGAAATAGAAGACTGGGCACGGTCTATGGAAGTGGAACGGCAGCAGTTATTGCTCGAAATCCCCAATATTCCTCATCCCGACGTCCCGATTGGTCGTGATGAAAGCGGTAATCAAGTGGTATTTGAATGGGGCGAGAAGCCCGTTTTTGGCTTCCCTGCATTGCCTCACTGGGAACTGGCAGCCAAACACAACCTTATAGATTTTGAACGTGGCTCCAAAGTTACGGGCGCAGGATTTCCATTTTATATCGGGAAAGGGGCCCGCCTACAACGCGCCCTTATCAATTTCTTCTTGGATTTAGCGGTAAATGAAGGGGGTTATACCGAGATTCAGCCGCCACTGATGATCAATGAAGCCAGTGGCATCGGGACAGGGCAATTGCCCGACAAAGAAGGCCAGATGTATGAAGCCACCCTCGATCGCTTCTTTATGGTTCCTACTGCCGAGGTCCCGGTTACCAATTTCCTCCGTGACGAGATCTTAGAAGAAAGCCAATTACCCCTTTTATACTGTGCCTATACCCCGTGTTTCCGGCGTGAAGCAGGCAGCTATGGCAAAGACGTTCGGGGCCTCAACCGCCTCCATCAGTTCGATAAAGTAGAATTGGTACGATTTGTTCATCCCGAAACCAGTTATCAACACCTAGAAGGCATCCGCGAAAATGCCGAAACCGCTTTACAAAAACTAGAATTGCCCTATCATCGCCTGTTGATGTGTACCGGCGATCTCGGTTTTACGCAAACCAAAAAATATGATCTTGAGGTGTGGAGTGGAGCACAGGCACGCTGGCTCGAAGTCTCTTCGGTGTCCAACTTCGAGACCTTTCAGGCACGCAGGGCTAATATTCGCTTTCGTTCGCCAGGCGCCAAAAAACCCCAATTTGTCCATACTCTCAATGGTAGCGGACTCGCCCTCCCGCGCATTGTTGCCGCCCTTTTGGAAAATGGCCAACAACCCAATGGTAGCATTCGGTTGCCAGAAGCCTTGATTCCCTATGCCGGATTCGATGTAATCGATTCATAA
- the rfbD gene encoding dTDP-4-dehydrorhamnose reductase, with translation MFELPKYRRILITGANGLLGQALVELLSHQPIYDVLATSRDQTAKLRHQSCGYIPMDILETEEMRHIFIDFAPDVVVHCAAMTMVDACETQRDMCWQLNVGAVEQLVRLCRAFGTRLVHLSTDFIFDGENGPYSEKARPNPLSYYGRTKLAAENAVRTLKNDQWALVRTILVYGTGHKLIRPNIATWLIEQLDAGKNVRLVTDQWRTPTYVHDLAEGIERLIRFRKAGVWNIAGREMISIFDFGQTIAQTLGFDPNLIEPTNSNAFTQPAKRPLKSGLLILKAESEIGYKPKPIPHNIQDLIKRDAVLRTETDGA, from the coding sequence ATGTTTGAATTGCCAAAATATCGTCGAATCTTGATTACGGGTGCAAACGGCTTGCTGGGGCAGGCCCTAGTGGAGCTTTTGTCTCACCAACCAATCTACGACGTACTGGCTACCTCCCGCGACCAAACCGCAAAACTCCGCCACCAATCCTGTGGCTACATCCCTATGGACATTCTGGAAACGGAAGAAATGCGGCATATATTTATAGATTTTGCTCCCGATGTGGTGGTACATTGTGCCGCGATGACGATGGTGGACGCCTGCGAAACACAACGAGACATGTGCTGGCAACTCAATGTGGGAGCTGTCGAGCAATTGGTACGCCTCTGCCGAGCATTTGGAACACGACTCGTCCACCTTTCTACGGATTTCATCTTTGACGGAGAAAATGGACCTTATAGCGAGAAGGCTCGGCCAAACCCCCTTTCGTATTATGGGCGAACCAAATTGGCGGCAGAAAATGCCGTCAGAACCCTTAAAAACGATCAGTGGGCACTTGTCCGCACGATCTTGGTTTATGGAACTGGACACAAACTCATCCGGCCCAATATTGCTACTTGGCTCATCGAGCAATTGGACGCAGGCAAAAACGTCCGATTGGTGACCGATCAATGGCGAACCCCCACTTATGTCCATGACCTAGCAGAGGGCATTGAACGGTTGATCCGCTTTCGGAAAGCAGGGGTTTGGAATATTGCCGGACGTGAGATGATCTCGATTTTTGATTTTGGACAAACCATTGCACAAACACTTGGGTTCGATCCCAACCTAATTGAACCGACCAATAGCAATGCGTTCACCCAACCCGCCAAACGACCGCTAAAATCCGGACTGCTTATTTTGAAAGCAGAATCTGAAATCGGATATAAACCTAAACCGATCCCACACAACATTCAGGACCTGATTAAACGGGATGCGGTATTACGAACAGAGACCGACGGCGCCTAA
- a CDS encoding acyl-CoA thioesterase, which yields MPTKNVAASHTEMSQIVLPNHTNTLGNMMGGQLLYLMDMCAGVVAQRHSNRTVVTASVDHVEFSSPIKLGDIVTLVGHVNRSFRSSMEVEINVWAENPRTSRKTASNRAFYTMVAIDEELRPTTVPALLPDTSEEQGRWEAAERRRQLRLVLAGRLKVSDAHELTQFLLENVNKADV from the coding sequence ATGCCTACCAAAAATGTGGCGGCCTCGCACACCGAGATGTCGCAAATTGTTTTGCCCAATCACACCAATACACTGGGCAATATGATGGGTGGGCAATTGCTCTACCTGATGGATATGTGTGCCGGCGTTGTGGCGCAGCGGCATAGCAACCGAACGGTCGTGACGGCTTCGGTGGATCACGTCGAGTTTTCATCTCCCATTAAGTTGGGCGACATTGTCACCTTGGTCGGGCATGTGAACCGTTCCTTCCGTTCCTCGATGGAAGTGGAGATTAATGTCTGGGCCGAAAACCCGCGAACGAGCCGAAAAACCGCCTCGAACCGCGCTTTTTATACGATGGTCGCCATTGATGAAGAATTACGGCCAACAACGGTACCTGCCTTATTGCCCGACACCTCGGAAGAACAAGGCCGATGGGAAGCCGCTGAAAGACGCCGTCAGTTGCGCTTGGTGCTGGCCGGAAGACTAAAAGTTTCGGATGCGCACGAACTCACCCAGTTTTTGTTGGAAAACGTAAACAAAGCCGATGTTTGA